The DNA region ATATAACTCATTACCACGGTTACGGACATCAAAAATATCTGAAGTGGCATAGCGAGGAGGATGACCTTTAAGCAGTTTAATGAACATAAAACTGCCACCAGAAGTAATCATGCCAAATACTACATCTTGTGACTGGGGAACAGCCAGCATATATGCCAGAATTTGGTCAAGTCCTGCTTCTACCGAATAAGCAACCTGTTTAGACTCAATAACTGTTACCCAGAATTTTTGATTTAAAAGTAAGAAGTCAATTCGTCCTTTGATGATAGTTTGCTTGTCTTGTGTTTCAATCTCGATAGATTTCTCTAATTTGAGGTGAAAAGGAGGTAAATAAAACTTGCCAATGAATAGCAGTGGCGATAAAACAATCGTGTTAACTGTATTTTCTAATAAAGGCGGATAGTTTCGTAAATTTATGTAACCTGCCTTTATTTGATCCAATAGCTGCTTTTCTAAGCTTGTCAGTTCTGGTAGGTCATCTTGCCACTCTCGAAAGAATTCTTCCGAATCAACTAACTCTAATCCATAGAGCAATATTAGTTGCTCAAGTGTGACGTTTTCCGCAGCAAGAGTTTCAACCATTATGTTAATCAAGTAGTAGAAAAATCTACTAGTTTAGTAATTCTCGCCTTCAGGTAGAGTGAGGATTTCAACGCCATCTTCAGTTACAGCTAGTGTATGTTCACATTGAGCAGAAAGCTTGCGATCGCGCGTGACCGCAGTCCATTTATCGCCTAGAACCTCGACTTCGTAAGTACCTTCGTTAATCATTGGCTCAATAGTAAAAACCATCCCTGGTCTGAGGCGCTTACCCTTACCCCGTGTGCCATAGTGGGGAACATCCGGCGCAGTGTGAAAAATGTTACTGATGCCGTGTCCAACGAAATCTCGCACTACAGAAAAGCCTTGTGCTTCAGCATACTCTTGAATAGCTGCACCAATGTCTCCAATGCGGGCCCCAGGTTTAACTTCAGCAATACCCAAACGCAAACACTCTTCTGTTACCTCTACAAGCTTTCTTGTTTTTGGCGAAGGAGTACCGACAAAGAATGTCTTAGATGTATCGCCGTGATAACCCTCAACAATCGGCGTTACATCAATATTAATAATGTCACCTTCTTTGAGAATTTGCTTGGCATTGGGAATGCCGTGACAAATTACCTCATTTACACTAGTGCAAATAGATTTAGGATAGCCCTTATAGCCAAGGGGTGCGCTTTTTGCTCCATGCGCTTGCGTCCAACGTTCGGCTTCATCATTTAGTTCAAGAGTGCTAACTCCTGGCTTCACGAACTGTTCGAGATGCTGGAGAAGTTTAGCTGCTAAACGCCCAGCTTGACGCATTTTGTCTAATTCTCGTTGGGATAAAATAACAATTAGTTCGCTTTTCATTAACTTTTATCTAAAGTATCTTTCATAAACATAGTTAACCCTGTCTGTGCAGCTCTTTGTGCAGCATCAGCAACTTTTAGGGTATACAAGCTCTCTTCTGGGGTAACGTACAAAGGAGTACCATCAAAAAGATGGTCTAAAACCATACTCGTGTCTTTGGCAAACAAACCCCGGCGAGGGCCAACCTCTATAGGTGTTGTTTCCCCTGGCTGGATAAACAATCCTGTGTCGCCATCAAAAATCAAACCACCTTTTTCACCGTGAACTTCAAACTTACGTTCTGATTGCCAAATACTTTCGCCTTTACCATAAACTACTTGGGCTAGAAGTCCACTATTAAAGGATAGTTCACTAGTGCAGAAACAGGTTTGGTAGTATTCCGGTTCTGTTTCCCAATATCGCTGATGACAGTTAACAGTAAATACTTTACCAAATAAATCGGTGAGACGATGTAGCCGAGACAAGGCACCTATTAAGGGAAAACCGAACAACTCGTGGTTATAAGTCCATTTGCGGGGTGCCGGATTCTGGGGATTGATAGTACTGTAGCGAACATAAAAAACTTCACCAATTTTGGCTAGGTTTTTTTTCAAGGCTTGATGCAAACCACCTAAAAGTTCAAGGTGTTCAACGTGCAGGAGTTTTTGTTGTGCTTTGGCTAAGGCAATTAATTCCTCAGCTTCGACTACATCCAATGAAAGAG from Nostoc commune NIES-4072 includes:
- a CDS encoding restriction endonuclease subunit R; the protein is MVETLAAENVTLEQLILLYGLELVDSEEFFREWQDDLPELTSLEKQLLDQIKAGYINLRNYPPLLENTVNTIVLSPLLFIGKFYLPPFHLKLEKSIEIETQDKQTIIKGRIDFLLLNQKFWVTVIESKQVAYSVEAGLDQILAYMLAVPQSQDVVFGMITSGGSFMFIKLLKGHPPRYATSDIFDVRNRGNELYNVLQILKRISQLTFA
- a CDS encoding Gfo/Idh/MocA family protein — its product is MYNSGAALEKAKVRVGLVGTGYAAKFRSEALLHNEGMRSQLIAAVGHTAETTETFAKEYQIEALSSWQELVEREDIDLVVISTINRDHGAIARAALTNGKHVVVEYPLSLDVVEAEELIALAKAQQKLLHVEHLELLGGLHQALKKNLAKIGEVFYVRYSTINPQNPAPRKWTYNHELFGFPLIGALSRLHRLTDLFGKVFTVNCHQRYWETEPEYYQTCFCTSELSFNSGLLAQVVYGKGESIWQSERKFEVHGEKGGLIFDGDTGLFIQPGETTPIEVGPRRGLFAKDTSMVLDHLFDGTPLYVTPEESLYTLKVADAAQRAAQTGLTMFMKDTLDKS
- the map gene encoding type I methionyl aminopeptidase, whose product is MKSELIVILSQRELDKMRQAGRLAAKLLQHLEQFVKPGVSTLELNDEAERWTQAHGAKSAPLGYKGYPKSICTSVNEVICHGIPNAKQILKEGDIINIDVTPIVEGYHGDTSKTFFVGTPSPKTRKLVEVTEECLRLGIAEVKPGARIGDIGAAIQEYAEAQGFSVVRDFVGHGISNIFHTAPDVPHYGTRGKGKRLRPGMVFTIEPMINEGTYEVEVLGDKWTAVTRDRKLSAQCEHTLAVTEDGVEILTLPEGENY